A genomic window from Brassica oleracea var. oleracea cultivar TO1000 chromosome C8, BOL, whole genome shotgun sequence includes:
- the LOC106309764 gene encoding 60S ribosomal protein L23a-2: protein MAPAKVDVTKKADPKAKALKAAKAVKSGQIIKKKAKKIRTKVTFHRPKTLTKARDPKYPRISATPRNKLDHYGILKYPLTTESAMKKIEDNNTLVFIVDIRADKKKIKDAVKKMYDIQTKKVNTLIRPDGTKKAYVRLTPDYDALDVANKIGII from the exons ATGGCTCCAGCTAAAG TTGATGTCACTAAGAAGGCTGATCCAAAAGCCAAGGCCTTGAAAGCTGCAAAAGCGGTTAAATCAGGCCAAATCATCAAGAAGAAGGCGAAGAAGATCAGAACAAAGGTGACATTCCACAGGCCAAAGACACTGACGAAGGCTAGAGACCCCAAGTACCCACGCATCAGTGCAACTCCAAGGAACAAGTTGGACCACTACGGAATCCTCAAGTACCCACTCACCACCGAGTCCGCAATGAAGAAGATCGAAGACAACAACACCTTGGTCTTCATTGTTGACATCCGTGCAGACAAGAAGAAGATCAAGGATGCTGTCAAAAAGATGTATGACATTCAGACCAAGAAAGTCAACACCCTCATTAG GCCTGATGGAACGAAGAAGGCCTACGTGAGATTGACCCCTGATTACGATGCTTTGGATGTGGCTAACAAAATCGGGATCATCTAA
- the LOC106312018 gene encoding uncharacterized RNA-binding protein C660.15-like, whose product MVLSNKKLKQKLRQDLVKSLSVSVAETNPESASSLQSQSLKSLLDSASHKPRLSKREIRRKLDTSTRGDEPNEVERDAAKTDEKNTKKRKRDDTVEDKVGEEGEGEESQKKKTKKKKQKKKKKKRKVNKTPKKADEDKVEEKVKTEEIQVETESKEEEEEDGIVPKKIYVGGIPYQSTEDEIRSYFRSCGVITKVDCKMRPEDGAFTGIAFITFETEDGANRALAFDRAAMGDRYLTIQQYVKTTPSVPRTRTSSGFVPEMVEGYHRVYIGNLAWDTTEREIRKLFSDCVINTVRLGKNKETGDFKGYAHVDFKDSVSVAMALKLDQQVICGRPVKICCALKERPVGDHSTNPTPGETNNADETDAAADDVNYFENTMSSGKIKRRSCYECGEKGHLSTACPKKLQETVTARPPTMPSYDLQRSYGGSYMDETYTATNEGYSEGLASEVSTGKVKRRTCYECGEKGHLSTACPKKLQDAHKETVNARPAMFSYDYHQKNNGGGGGSYMNETYTAANEATSGSLPSEVSIGKIKRRSCYECGEKGHLSTACPNKLQNSDRTNSKADHQAVEARPVQVTSYNIQKESGDTDNIGGSYMDVTHAAEPVSVAVTVGTNEGGSASKVSAGKMKRRICHECGLKGHLSSACPKKQQK is encoded by the exons ATGGTGCTCTCGAACAAGAAGCTCAAGCAGAAGCTTCGCCAAGATTTGGTTAAATCTCTATCGGTCTCCGTAGCAGAAACCAACCCAGAATCAGCCTCGAGCTTGCAATCTCAATCTCTGAAAAGTCTCCTTGACTCAGCCAGCCACAAACCCAGATTGTCAAAGAGAGAGATACGAAGAAAGCTCGATACTTCCACGAGAGGAGACGAACCCAATGAAGTGGAACGTGATGCTGCGAAAACTGATGAAAAGAATACGAAGAAGAGGAAGAGAGACGATACTGTGGAAGACAAAGTCGGTGAAGAAGGAGAAGGGGAGGAGTCCCAGAAAAAGAAGACTAAGAAGAAAAAACAGAAGAAGAAGAAGAAGAAACGAAAGGTTAACAAAACTCCAAAGAAAGCCGATGAAGACAAAGTAGAGGAGAAGGTTAAGACAGAAGAGATTCAAGTTGAGACAGAGAG TAAAGAAGAAGAAGAAGAAGATGGGATTGTTCCTAAGAAGATATACGTTGGTGGTATTCCTTATCAGAGCACAGAGGATGAGATTCGTAGCTACTTCAGAAGCTGTGGTGTCATCACTAAAGTTGACTGCAAGATGCGTCCTGAAGATGGTGCATTCACTGGCATTGCTTTCATCACCTTCGAA ACTGAAGATGGAGCTAATCGTGCTTTGGCTTTTGATAGAGCTGCAAT GGGTGATCGATACTTGACAATCCAGCAATACGTGAAAACCACACCTTCCGTGCCAAGAACAAGAACATCTTCTGGCTTCGTTCCAGAGATGGTTGAGGGTTATCACAGGGTGTACATTGGGAACTTAGCCTGGGACACAACAGAGCGTGAAATACGCAAGCTCTTCTCCGACTGCGTTATAAACACGGTGCGGTTGGGCAAAAACAAAGAAACAGGGGATTTCAAAGGTTACGCGCATGTGGATTTCAAGGATAGCGTCTCTGTGGCTATGGCGCTTAAGCTGGATCAGCAGGTTATCTGTGGAAGACCGGTCAAGATCTGCTGTGCTCTTAAAGAGAGACCAGTGGGGGATCATAGTACTAATCCTACGCCTGGTGAAACGAACAATGCTGATGAGACTGATGCAGCTGCTGATGACGTGAACTACTTTGAAAACACGATGAGCAGCGGTAAGATCAAAAGGAGGAGCTGTTATGAGTGTGGAGAGAAGGGTCATCTATCTACCGCCTGCCCCAAGAAGCTTCAAGAGACTGTTACCGCTAGACCACCGACCATGCCAAGCTATGATCTTCAAAGGAGCTATGGTGGTTCTTACATGGATGAGACATACACTGCTACAAATGAAGGTTATAGTGAAGGCTTAGCATCTGAGGTTAGCACTGGTAAGGTCAAAAGGAGGACTTGTTATGAGTGTGGAGAAAAGGGTCATCTTTCTACAGCCTGTCCCAAGAAGCTTCAAGATGCTCATAAAGAGACTGTTAACGCAAGACCGGCTATGTTTAGCTATGATTATCATCAAAAGAACAATGGTGGTGGTGGTGGTTCTTACATGAATGAGACATACACTGCTGCAAATGAAGCGACTAGTGGAAGCTTACCATCTGAGGTTAGCATTGGTAAGATCAAAAGGAGGTCATGTTATGAGTGTGGAGAGAAGGGTCATCTTTCTACAGCTTGTCCCAATAAGCTTCAAAACAGTGATCGCACAAACTCAAAGGCGGATCACCAGGCTGTTGAGGCAAGACCGGTTCAGGTAACAAGCTATAATATTCAAAAGGAATCAGGAGATACTGACAACATAGGCGGTTCGTACATGGACGTGACACATGCTGCTGAGCCGGTATCGGTTGCTGTCACTGTTGGAACTAATGAAGGAGGCTCAGCGTCTAAGGTTAGCGCTGGTAAGATGAAAAGGAGAATATGTCACGAGTGTGGATTAAAGGGTCATCTTTCTTCTGCATGTCCTAAGAAGCAGCAAAAATAG